In Thermoanaerobaculales bacterium, one DNA window encodes the following:
- a CDS encoding TolC family protein — protein MIVRGVVVLVMAAAAAGCSSLAPRGLTAPAPVPEAPERPAQLSPPAPPDIPSPVIPEHLLEAGATFTLADVVDIALRNNPVTRTAWLEALAAAAELGSARSAYYPRLDLSIDAIRTQQSALGGQFDFLQTSYGPTVDLSWLVLDLGGRAADAEDARLGLLAADWTHTATVQNVILGVQQTFVAYLNSKAQLEAAHTSVAQARAALDAAEARHDAGVATIAEVLQAKTASSQAQLAVDRLSGEVLALRGSLATAMGLPASTPYDVGSLPDDLPLELATSTVEELIEEARAARPDLAAARLEAEQAAARIRSARARGLPTLSLGASASRIYYDPATYADYGDSWSARLMLGVPLFTGFETKYSTEKAKQDAAASAARADTLEQQVILEVWTSYYGLKTATELVATSRDLLASAEQSERVAMGRYQEGVGTILDLLAAQAALADARAEEILARSSWFYALAQLARDIGVASPTLQSTVAVIGQKDSP, from the coding sequence ATGATCGTGCGTGGTGTCGTCGTTCTCGTCATGGCCGCCGCCGCCGCCGGCTGCTCGAGCCTCGCCCCGCGCGGCCTGACCGCCCCAGCGCCGGTGCCCGAGGCGCCAGAGCGCCCCGCCCAGCTCAGCCCCCCGGCCCCCCCGGACATACCCAGCCCGGTGATCCCCGAGCACCTCCTCGAGGCGGGCGCGACCTTCACCCTCGCCGACGTGGTCGACATCGCGCTCCGCAACAACCCGGTAACCCGGACCGCCTGGCTGGAGGCCCTTGCCGCGGCGGCCGAGCTCGGCAGCGCGCGATCGGCCTACTACCCTCGTCTCGACCTTTCGATCGACGCCATCCGCACGCAGCAGAGCGCCCTGGGCGGGCAGTTCGACTTCCTGCAGACCAGCTATGGGCCGACCGTCGACCTGAGCTGGCTGGTGCTCGACCTCGGGGGCCGCGCCGCCGATGCCGAGGACGCCCGGCTCGGCCTGCTCGCCGCCGACTGGACGCACACCGCCACGGTCCAGAACGTGATCCTCGGCGTACAGCAGACCTTCGTCGCCTACCTCAACTCGAAGGCCCAGCTCGAGGCTGCCCACACCAGCGTTGCGCAGGCCCGGGCGGCGCTCGACGCCGCCGAGGCGCGCCACGACGCGGGGGTCGCGACCATCGCCGAGGTGCTCCAGGCGAAGACGGCGTCGTCCCAGGCGCAGCTCGCGGTCGACCGGCTGTCGGGCGAGGTGCTGGCGCTGCGGGGATCGCTGGCCACCGCGATGGGGCTGCCCGCCTCGACGCCGTACGACGTCGGCAGCCTCCCCGACGACCTGCCGCTCGAGCTCGCCACGAGCACCGTCGAGGAGCTGATCGAGGAGGCGCGCGCCGCCCGGCCCGACCTCGCCGCCGCCCGCCTCGAGGCGGAGCAGGCGGCCGCCCGCATCCGCTCGGCCCGGGCCCGGGGCCTGCCGACGCTGTCGTTGGGGGCGAGCGCGAGCCGGATCTACTACGACCCTGCCACCTACGCCGACTACGGCGACAGCTGGTCGGCGCGGCTGATGCTCGGCGTGCCGCTGTTCACCGGCTTCGAGACCAAGTACTCGACCGAGAAGGCCAAGCAGGATGCCGCCGCATCGGCGGCCCGCGCCGACACCCTCGAGCAGCAGGTCATTCTCGAGGTCTGGACCAGCTACTACGGCCTGAAGACCGCGACCGAGCTCGTGGCCACCAGCCGCGACCTGCTCGCCAGCGCGGAGCAGTCCGAGCGGGTGGCGATGGGGCGCTACCAGGAGGGGGTCGGCACCATCCTCGACCTGCTGGCGGCCCAGGCGGCGCTCGCCGACGCGCGCGCCGAGGAGATCCTCGCCAGGTCGTCGTGGTTCTATGCGCTGGCGCAGCTCGCCCGCGACATCGGCGTCGCCTCGCCGACGCTCCAATCGACGGTGGCCGTCATCGGCCAGAAGGACAGCCCATGA
- a CDS encoding acyl-CoA dehydratase activase — protein MGEREPEALGIDAGSLFLKLATIDSAGRLVGSAALPHRGGVLQALREALPSLVDGRLLRAAVTGALAPVVEEALGVERVDDVRARIAGVLAAAGGARNIIDVGGATATLIRLDEGGRLEGLSTNPLCAAGTGSFLDEQLSRLGLRYDEIEDIPVVEEPPRIASRCAVFARSDLVHHQQAGRSPAECWSGLCQGTVQALLSAVSKGRPITGPTVLIGGVALNPHVVRFLSARLGKGLRTIPDGHLAAAVGAARVARSTVDPERLKARVAATRARPARPSRTRRALRLERSVLQQVELEEERRDDAGNELRVTGLPRGCELPCFLGVDIGSTSCKAVMAGVDGRVLCDVYRSTSGDPIAATRRLLAALADLAAARGVRFDVRGCGTTGSGRRMVGLVVGADAIVNEISCHVAGALHHDPRVETIFEIGGQDSKYMRVAGGRIVDASMNYVCAAGTGAFIEEQARKLGFAVDEIGRRVMGVVPPHTSERCTVFMEDDVKRLLREGFAREQAMAAVLYSVAQNYLNKVVAGRPRSSQRVFFQGATARNAGLVAAFEDLLGTEIVVTPYAHVMGAWGAALRARRAVGESGGATRFRGLALAGRQIALTSERCGQCANACEITSARIEGERARPAWGSRCGREAGQPRRESRGLRLVRQRADLLERTGRVDLRDGAPTVAVPRALTIHSHLPLWRRFLGELGFGLELTPPTDNLVRDLGCEVAGAEFCFPVKLALGHAVAAAERAGTSPVLIPHMISAAPSPCTSNAHFCPLVQAFPSLVKSALGLRGGGRARLLSPVVDLRWPRERQLRQLCRSVGAGLGGSSRQIRRAWLEGVAAQREFEAACAAAGARVLDEVAGGGEPAALVVGRPYTVYDPSASLGLVARIAESGRTVIPADCLPFDPAELGEEYRNLFWHYPQRIIAALKRLAGRRGIVPIYLTSFNCGPDSFVVSYAESVNEGRPMLVLSLDEHDADAGYATRIEAFLDSVEGGGEARTSAPAVRLRSEPACDFLGRTLWFPQMHYPGARLLAAAFRRFGYDARTLPLETPESHAVGRGLMTGGECLPAAATLGAFVSALREDGCDPARHALFMPTASGPCRFGQFAHRFRLVLDTLGWTEAAIMAPSSLNTYQGIPEALRRTMWRMMVGGDILLKARCKVAPYERNEGDADRVLSRRLERIEEAVASGGDDRRAWLEALEALAAVPTAGARRPLVGIVGEIYVRCNAFTNQNVVAAIERAGGEAWLTPTAEWILYTSYLQRWRADEDLRGLVFRGRSLVRNLFFKGVERELYRAARAWVGDREEPDISEVVDAGLQYLPLNFEGEAILTVGRAVRFARDGASLVVNCAPFGCMAGSASAALLQEVESRTGVPMVSLFYDGAGDLNRVLEAYIGQGLRRGGPPDGPGGGP, from the coding sequence GTGGGTGAGCGCGAGCCCGAAGCCCTCGGCATCGATGCCGGATCGCTGTTCCTCAAGCTGGCCACCATCGACAGTGCGGGCCGCCTGGTTGGCAGCGCCGCGCTGCCGCACCGCGGGGGCGTCCTCCAGGCTCTGCGCGAGGCGCTGCCGTCCCTGGTCGACGGAAGGCTGCTGCGCGCCGCCGTCACCGGCGCCCTGGCGCCGGTGGTCGAGGAGGCGCTGGGCGTCGAGCGGGTCGACGACGTCCGGGCGCGCATCGCGGGAGTGCTTGCCGCCGCGGGCGGGGCGCGCAACATCATCGACGTCGGCGGCGCCACGGCGACCCTGATCCGGCTCGACGAGGGGGGCCGCCTTGAGGGGCTGAGCACCAACCCGCTGTGCGCTGCGGGTACCGGCTCCTTTCTCGATGAGCAGCTGAGCCGGCTCGGGCTGCGCTACGACGAGATCGAGGACATCCCGGTGGTGGAGGAGCCGCCGCGGATCGCCTCGCGGTGCGCCGTCTTCGCGAGGTCGGACCTGGTGCACCACCAGCAGGCGGGGCGGTCCCCTGCCGAGTGCTGGAGCGGCCTCTGCCAGGGCACGGTGCAGGCCCTGCTGTCGGCCGTGTCGAAGGGGCGGCCGATCACGGGGCCGACCGTGCTCATCGGGGGCGTCGCGCTCAACCCGCACGTCGTCCGCTTCCTCTCGGCGCGCCTTGGCAAAGGTCTGCGGACGATCCCCGACGGCCACCTCGCGGCGGCGGTGGGCGCGGCCCGCGTCGCGCGCTCCACGGTCGACCCCGAGCGGCTGAAGGCGAGGGTGGCGGCGACCCGCGCCCGGCCCGCCCGGCCGTCCCGGACCCGGCGCGCGCTGCGGCTCGAGCGATCGGTCCTCCAGCAGGTGGAGCTGGAGGAGGAGCGCCGGGATGACGCCGGCAACGAGCTGCGGGTGACCGGGCTGCCCCGCGGCTGCGAGCTGCCCTGCTTTCTCGGCGTCGACATCGGCAGCACCAGCTGCAAGGCCGTGATGGCCGGCGTCGACGGGCGGGTGCTGTGCGACGTCTACCGCAGCACCAGCGGCGATCCGATCGCGGCCACCCGCCGCCTGCTCGCAGCCCTGGCCGACCTCGCAGCGGCCCGCGGCGTCCGCTTCGACGTTCGCGGCTGCGGCACCACCGGCTCGGGCCGGCGGATGGTGGGGCTGGTGGTCGGCGCCGACGCGATCGTCAACGAGATCAGCTGCCACGTCGCGGGGGCCCTGCACCACGATCCGCGCGTCGAGACGATCTTCGAGATCGGCGGCCAGGACTCCAAGTACATGAGGGTGGCCGGCGGGCGGATCGTCGACGCGTCGATGAACTACGTCTGCGCCGCCGGCACCGGCGCCTTCATCGAGGAGCAGGCCCGCAAGCTCGGGTTCGCGGTCGACGAGATCGGGAGGCGGGTGATGGGCGTGGTCCCGCCCCACACCTCGGAGCGCTGCACGGTGTTCATGGAGGACGACGTCAAGCGGCTGCTGCGGGAGGGCTTCGCGAGGGAGCAGGCGATGGCGGCGGTGCTCTACTCGGTCGCCCAGAACTACCTCAACAAGGTGGTCGCCGGGCGGCCCCGCTCGTCGCAGCGGGTGTTCTTCCAGGGCGCGACGGCCCGCAACGCCGGCCTGGTGGCGGCGTTCGAGGACCTGCTCGGCACCGAGATCGTGGTCACGCCGTACGCGCACGTCATGGGCGCCTGGGGCGCCGCCCTGCGCGCCCGCCGGGCGGTCGGCGAGAGCGGCGGGGCGACGCGCTTCCGTGGCCTCGCCCTCGCCGGCCGGCAGATCGCGCTGACGAGCGAGCGCTGCGGCCAGTGCGCCAACGCCTGCGAGATCACCTCCGCCCGCATCGAGGGCGAGCGCGCGCGGCCGGCATGGGGGTCGCGGTGCGGCCGGGAGGCCGGGCAGCCGCGCCGGGAGTCGCGCGGGCTGCGGCTGGTCCGGCAGCGCGCGGATCTGCTGGAGCGCACCGGCCGGGTCGACCTCCGGGACGGCGCGCCGACGGTGGCCGTGCCGAGGGCGCTCACGATCCACAGCCACCTCCCGCTGTGGCGCCGCTTCCTGGGCGAGCTCGGCTTCGGCCTCGAGCTGACGCCGCCGACCGACAACCTGGTCCGTGACCTCGGCTGCGAGGTGGCGGGCGCCGAGTTCTGCTTTCCGGTCAAGCTCGCGCTCGGTCATGCCGTGGCCGCCGCCGAGCGCGCCGGCACCAGCCCGGTCCTGATCCCGCACATGATCAGCGCCGCGCCGTCCCCATGCACCAGCAACGCCCACTTCTGCCCGCTCGTGCAGGCGTTCCCGTCGCTGGTCAAGTCGGCGCTTGGCTTGCGGGGCGGGGGCCGGGCAAGGCTGCTGAGCCCGGTGGTCGACCTGCGCTGGCCCCGTGAGCGCCAGCTGCGCCAGCTGTGCCGCTCGGTCGGGGCGGGGCTCGGGGGCAGCTCGCGGCAGATCCGGCGGGCCTGGCTCGAGGGCGTTGCCGCACAGCGCGAGTTCGAGGCCGCCTGCGCAGCGGCGGGCGCGCGCGTCCTCGACGAGGTCGCCGGCGGGGGCGAGCCGGCTGCTCTGGTGGTTGGGCGGCCCTACACGGTCTACGACCCGAGCGCGAGCCTCGGGCTGGTCGCGAGGATCGCCGAGTCGGGACGGACGGTGATCCCGGCTGACTGCCTGCCCTTCGACCCGGCCGAGCTCGGCGAGGAGTACCGGAACCTGTTCTGGCACTACCCCCAGCGGATCATCGCCGCGCTGAAGCGGCTCGCCGGCCGGCGCGGGATCGTCCCGATCTACCTGACGAGCTTCAACTGCGGCCCGGACAGCTTCGTCGTCAGCTACGCGGAGTCGGTGAACGAGGGCCGTCCGATGCTGGTGCTCTCGCTCGACGAGCACGACGCGGACGCCGGGTACGCGACCCGCATCGAGGCCTTCCTCGACTCGGTCGAGGGCGGCGGGGAGGCGAGGACGAGCGCGCCTGCGGTCCGCCTGCGCAGCGAGCCCGCCTGTGACTTCCTCGGCCGGACGCTGTGGTTCCCGCAGATGCACTATCCGGGAGCGCGCCTGCTCGCGGCCGCCTTCCGGCGCTTCGGCTACGATGCGCGGACGCTGCCGCTCGAGACCCCGGAGTCCCACGCCGTCGGGCGCGGCCTGATGACCGGCGGCGAGTGCCTGCCCGCGGCGGCCACCCTCGGCGCGTTCGTGAGCGCGCTGCGAGAGGACGGCTGCGACCCCGCGCGGCACGCGCTGTTCATGCCCACCGCCAGCGGACCGTGCCGGTTCGGCCAGTTCGCCCATCGCTTCAGGCTGGTGCTCGACACGCTCGGCTGGACGGAGGCGGCCATCATGGCGCCATCGTCGTTGAACACCTACCAGGGAATCCCCGAGGCCCTGCGGCGGACGATGTGGCGGATGATGGTCGGCGGCGACATCCTGCTCAAGGCCAGGTGCAAGGTGGCGCCCTACGAGCGCAACGAGGGCGACGCCGACCGCGTGCTCTCCCGGCGGCTGGAGCGGATCGAGGAGGCGGTGGCGTCGGGCGGGGACGACCGGCGGGCCTGGCTCGAGGCGCTCGAGGCGCTGGCTGCGGTGCCGACCGCGGGGGCCCGGCGTCCGCTGGTCGGCATCGTCGGCGAGATCTACGTGCGCTGCAACGCGTTCACCAACCAGAACGTGGTCGCGGCGATCGAGCGGGCCGGCGGCGAGGCCTGGCTGACGCCCACCGCCGAGTGGATCCTGTACACCTCCTACCTCCAGCGATGGCGGGCCGACGAGGACCTGAGGGGGCTGGTCTTCCGCGGCCGCAGCTTGGTCAGGAACCTGTTCTTCAAGGGCGTCGAGCGCGAGCTCTACCGCGCCGCCAGGGCATGGGTCGGTGACCGCGAGGAGCCGGACATCTCCGAGGTCGTCGATGCGGGGCTGCAGTACCTCCCGCTCAACTTCGAGGGCGAGGCGATCCTGACCGTGGGCAGGGCTGTGCGCTTCGCCCGCGACGGCGCGAGCCTGGTCGTGAACTGCGCGCCCTTCGGTTGCATGGCCGGCTCGGCCAGCGCCGCCCTGCTGCAGGAGGTCGAGAGCCGGACCGGGGTGCCGATGGTGAGCCTGTTCTACGATGGCGCCGGCGATCTCAACCGGGTGCTGGAGGCGTACATCGGTCAGGGGCTGCGGCGGGGAGGCCCGCCCGACGGACCTGGAGGTGGACCCTGA
- a CDS encoding glycosyltransferase family 39 protein → MAETSAWQRAAARLGARLLAPFQTGAGVDLRLVLAIAAINTIVLINAIRHDPLVGYDAPGHLRYIQALGGGSLPTVDQTGEFFSPPLPYVIGACATAWWGASVAEAGKAAQLFQVLVSLLTTYSLLALGREMGPGEGRTRLYALVLLGMLPVYYKSFAMVRGEPYVALMAVLAALLWLRLTTSVWRWERDAVVLGVVLGLAALSRQWAFMLFPALLVHGALVASKDRSRWCRHLAALAVACVVAAVVGGWFYLSLLARHGTIMAFNRPGAPSFSLRNQPASFYLGTGNGKLFRDPLRPSFPNQLVPQLYSETWGDYGGYFIWWGRRSADGGLLTGKRVARLLERHPAPAWLRTNRDTIGPFLGRVNLVSLLPSALGLAGLAMGCISLLRFTIRRVPAPEDGHHALLVLMVGAFLAGYLWFLIMHPSPGAGDTIKATYVLHAFPLLAMLAAGFLDRVRVRSRMAQRLVLVGIGLVLLHNLPALFSRFVPG, encoded by the coding sequence GTGGCAGAGACCAGTGCATGGCAGCGGGCGGCGGCTCGACTGGGCGCGCGCCTCCTCGCTCCTTTCCAGACCGGCGCCGGCGTCGACCTCCGGCTGGTGCTCGCGATTGCGGCGATCAACACCATCGTGCTCATCAACGCTATCCGGCACGATCCGCTCGTCGGCTACGACGCCCCCGGGCACCTTCGGTACATCCAGGCGCTGGGCGGCGGATCACTGCCCACCGTGGACCAGACAGGCGAGTTCTTCTCGCCGCCGCTCCCCTATGTCATCGGGGCCTGTGCCACGGCTTGGTGGGGCGCCTCCGTGGCGGAGGCGGGCAAGGCTGCCCAGCTGTTCCAGGTGCTGGTGTCGCTGCTGACGACCTACTCTCTGTTGGCCCTGGGCCGTGAGATGGGACCGGGCGAGGGCCGCACCCGGCTCTACGCGCTTGTGCTCCTGGGCATGCTCCCGGTCTACTACAAGAGCTTCGCCATGGTCCGCGGCGAGCCGTACGTGGCGCTGATGGCGGTGCTGGCTGCGCTGCTCTGGCTGCGCCTGACGACCTCGGTCTGGCGATGGGAGCGCGACGCGGTCGTCTTGGGTGTGGTGCTGGGGCTCGCCGCGCTGTCGCGTCAGTGGGCCTTCATGCTCTTCCCCGCGCTGCTGGTCCACGGGGCGCTCGTCGCATCGAAGGACCGCAGCCGCTGGTGCCGGCACCTCGCAGCTCTGGCGGTCGCCTGCGTGGTCGCGGCAGTGGTGGGCGGCTGGTTCTACCTGAGCCTGCTCGCGCGCCACGGCACGATCATGGCCTTCAACCGTCCGGGGGCGCCTTCGTTCTCGCTGCGCAACCAGCCGGCCTCGTTCTACCTCGGCACGGGTAACGGCAAGCTCTTTCGCGACCCGTTACGCCCGTCCTTCCCCAATCAGCTCGTGCCTCAGCTCTACTCGGAGACCTGGGGCGACTACGGAGGCTACTTCATCTGGTGGGGGCGGCGCAGCGCCGACGGCGGGCTGCTGACCGGCAAGCGCGTGGCCAGGCTGCTCGAGAGGCACCCCGCGCCGGCGTGGCTGAGGACGAACCGGGACACCATCGGCCCCTTCCTGGGGCGGGTGAATCTGGTCTCGCTGCTGCCCTCGGCCCTCGGGCTGGCAGGCCTGGCGATGGGCTGCATCAGCCTGCTGCGTTTCACCATCAGGCGTGTGCCGGCACCGGAGGACGGGCATCACGCCCTGCTCGTCCTGATGGTCGGCGCCTTCCTCGCCGGCTATCTCTGGTTCCTCATCATGCACCCCAGCCCCGGCGCCGGCGACACGATCAAGGCGACGTACGTGCTCCACGCCTTCCCTCTGCTGGCGATGCTGGCAGCCGGCTTCCTCGACCGCGTGCGCGTCCGCTCCCGGATGGCTCAGCGACTGGTCCTGGTGGGGATCGGACTCGTCCTGCTGCACAATCTGCCCGCGCTGTTCAGCCGCTTCGTTCCCGGCTAG
- a CDS encoding efflux RND transporter periplasmic adaptor subunit, producing MRRTSARRRATRSAAAVATGLALALLSGGCGRSDRAQQGGRPPVPVRVGTVVRKTVPVGFRAIGHIEPIQTVAVRARIGGELQRVFFAEGATVRAGSPLFAIDPRPFRAALAQSQAELARNEALLAKAEADIARYASLVKQDYVTKEQFDQINADAAALRAAVAADRASVETARLNLDYCTISAPVTGRTGALNVKVGNLVKANDDLPLVTINQIRPINASFSVPAQLLPEVIARRDAGIRVVAAVPGGPTPAAEGTLSFVDNAVDTATGTILLKATFANEDERLWPGEFVDLEVILGEEPDRVVCPAAAVQTGQQGQYVFVARDDRTVELRPVRVNRLDEQEAVIDEGLEAGETVVTDGQLRLVPGAAIEVGSPEAAAR from the coding sequence ATGCGACGCACTTCCGCGCGGCGGCGCGCGACGCGGTCGGCCGCCGCCGTCGCGACCGGGCTCGCACTGGCGCTCCTCTCCGGCGGCTGCGGCCGCTCCGACCGGGCGCAGCAGGGCGGCCGCCCTCCGGTCCCGGTGAGGGTGGGCACGGTCGTGCGGAAGACCGTGCCGGTCGGCTTCCGCGCCATCGGCCACATCGAGCCGATCCAGACCGTGGCGGTGAGGGCCCGCATCGGCGGCGAGCTCCAGCGGGTCTTCTTCGCGGAGGGTGCCACCGTCCGCGCCGGCAGCCCACTGTTCGCGATCGACCCCCGCCCGTTCCGCGCGGCGCTCGCCCAGTCGCAGGCCGAGCTCGCGAGGAACGAGGCCCTGCTCGCCAAGGCCGAGGCCGACATCGCGCGCTACGCCAGCCTGGTCAAGCAGGACTACGTCACCAAGGAGCAGTTCGACCAGATCAACGCCGACGCGGCCGCATTGCGAGCCGCGGTGGCGGCCGACCGGGCCAGCGTCGAGACCGCCCGGCTCAACCTCGACTACTGCACGATCTCGGCGCCGGTGACGGGCCGCACCGGCGCCCTCAACGTCAAGGTCGGCAACCTGGTCAAGGCGAACGACGACCTGCCGCTGGTCACCATCAACCAGATCCGGCCGATCAACGCCTCGTTCTCGGTCCCTGCGCAGCTGCTGCCCGAGGTGATCGCCCGCCGCGACGCCGGCATCAGGGTGGTGGCGGCGGTGCCCGGAGGGCCGACACCGGCGGCCGAGGGCACTCTCAGCTTCGTCGACAACGCCGTCGACACCGCGACCGGCACCATCCTGCTCAAGGCGACCTTCGCCAACGAGGACGAGCGCCTGTGGCCCGGGGAGTTCGTCGACCTCGAGGTCATCCTGGGCGAGGAGCCCGACCGCGTCGTCTGCCCGGCGGCGGCCGTCCAGACCGGTCAGCAGGGCCAGTACGTGTTCGTGGCCCGGGACGACCGGACGGTCGAGCTGCGGCCGGTGCGGGTCAACCGGCTGGACGAGCAGGAGGCGGTCATCGACGAGGGGCTCGAGGCCGGCGAGACGGTGGTCACCGACGGCCAGCTCCGGCTGGTGCCGGGGGCCGCGATCGAGGTCGGCAGCCCGGAGGCCGCCGCGCGATGA
- a CDS encoding aldo/keto reductase translates to MTDPTGAIDRRSFLKLGAAASGLAVGCGPVTEEPAAQAGPAAMRLRPLGGTGLEVSEVSFGAHGVDNPALVAAALEAGINTFGTSGQYLDGREEEAVGRALRDAGVARDRVVVLTGNPVHPDLPAQRVAADIDDSLRRLATDHIDVYYAGDVRSPAQLRVGAFHEAIAAAKSAGKVHHLGLSGHAGGMQEVLEAAIEDGRFEVFFIKYDFVSYPDLDRILERASARGIGTIAFKTNAGNRQREVEGLEAGGLSLPEATAKWALTNPAVASVCVTFGSFDQIRSFAAAVGSRLTVAEAAMLHRYADEVRHRYCRFCAACEPSCPHGVAIADVNRFFMYSAYYDRHDEARRRYAALGPGRAATACAGCHAPCQAACPFARPVRAELLEAHLRLA, encoded by the coding sequence ATGACGGACCCCACCGGTGCCATCGACCGCCGCTCCTTCCTCAAGCTGGGAGCCGCCGCCTCGGGCCTCGCCGTCGGCTGCGGGCCGGTGACCGAGGAGCCGGCAGCCCAGGCCGGGCCGGCGGCCATGCGGCTGCGGCCGCTCGGCGGCACGGGCCTGGAGGTCTCCGAGGTCTCGTTCGGCGCGCACGGCGTGGACAACCCGGCGCTGGTGGCGGCCGCGCTCGAGGCCGGGATCAACACCTTCGGCACCTCCGGCCAGTACCTCGACGGCCGCGAGGAGGAGGCGGTCGGGCGCGCGCTGCGCGACGCCGGCGTCGCCCGCGACCGGGTGGTCGTGCTGACCGGGAACCCGGTCCACCCGGACCTTCCCGCGCAGCGGGTCGCAGCCGACATCGACGACAGCCTGCGCCGCCTCGCCACAGATCACATCGACGTCTACTACGCGGGCGACGTGCGCTCGCCCGCGCAGCTCCGGGTGGGCGCATTCCACGAGGCGATCGCGGCGGCGAAGAGCGCCGGCAAGGTCCACCACCTCGGGCTGTCGGGCCACGCGGGAGGGATGCAGGAGGTGCTCGAGGCCGCCATCGAGGACGGCCGCTTCGAGGTCTTCTTCATCAAGTACGACTTCGTGTCCTACCCCGACCTCGATCGGATCCTCGAGCGGGCATCCGCGCGGGGGATCGGCACCATCGCCTTCAAGACCAACGCCGGCAACCGGCAGCGCGAGGTCGAGGGACTCGAGGCGGGCGGGCTGTCGCTTCCCGAGGCCACGGCGAAGTGGGCGCTGACCAACCCTGCGGTGGCCAGCGTGTGCGTCACCTTCGGCAGCTTCGATCAGATCAGATCCTTCGCCGCCGCGGTGGGCTCGCGCCTCACCGTGGCCGAGGCGGCGATGCTCCACCGCTACGCCGACGAGGTGCGCCACCGCTACTGCCGCTTCTGCGCCGCCTGCGAGCCGAGCTGCCCGCACGGGGTGGCGATCGCCGACGTCAACCGCTTCTTCATGTACTCCGCCTACTACGACCGCCATGACGAGGCCCGCCGCCGGTACGCCGCGCTCGGGCCGGGGCGCGCAGCGACGGCGTGCGCGGGCTGCCACGCGCCGTGCCAGGCCGCCTGCCCGTTCGCCCGCCCGGTCCGGGCCGAGCTCCTCGAGGCCCACCTGAGGCTGGCGTGA